A genomic window from Luteolibacter sp. LG18 includes:
- the nadD gene encoding nicotinate (nicotinamide) nucleotide adenylyltransferase, with product MSEPRRIAIFGGTFDPVHLGHLHMAERAREEARLDEVRFLPCRISPHKLGSAAASGDDRLEMLRLATAGIPWATVDDYELNGPEPSYSYLTAEYMADHEPEAEWFWLMGGDQWEALPRWRHPDRLAAVMQFLVLARGHEKPQPRPGWRMQVVAGEHPASSTAIRAGKELSVEGWLSPPVAAYIRKHGLYRH from the coding sequence ATGTCTGAGCCCAGGAGAATCGCCATTTTCGGAGGCACTTTCGATCCGGTCCACCTCGGCCACCTCCACATGGCGGAGCGGGCGAGGGAGGAGGCCCGGCTCGACGAGGTGCGGTTTCTGCCGTGCCGGATTTCCCCGCACAAGCTGGGTTCGGCGGCTGCCTCGGGCGACGACCGCCTGGAAATGCTGCGCCTGGCCACCGCCGGGATTCCGTGGGCGACCGTGGACGACTACGAATTGAACGGCCCGGAACCCTCCTACTCCTACCTCACGGCGGAATACATGGCCGACCACGAACCGGAGGCCGAATGGTTCTGGCTGATGGGGGGCGACCAGTGGGAGGCCCTGCCGAGGTGGAGGCATCCCGATCGTCTTGCAGCGGTGATGCAGTTTCTGGTGCTGGCACGCGGTCATGAGAAACCGCAGCCACGTCCGGGGTGGCGGATGCAGGTGGTGGCGGGCGAGCATCCCGCGTCCTCGACCGCGATCCGGGCGGGAAAGGAACTATCGGTGGAAGGGTGGCTCTCTCCTCCCGTGGCTGCCTACATCCGCAAGCACGGCCTGTATCGTCACTGA
- the gcvT gene encoding glycine cleavage system aminomethyltransferase GcvT produces the protein MSDLLKRSPLEAAHVELGAKLVPFAGWNMPVQYTAILDEHSAVRTKAGVFDISHMGQFLVSGEGALEWLNKMLANNVAKLGEGEGQYTFLLNGHGGVIDDLIIYRTGESDFFLVVNASMIDEDFAWFAKHQPESIELRNESELWAGMAIQGPESAALFAAVCPGETLPPRNGISKTSTGAIVCRTGYTGEDGFEFFSPAEEGGEWLKKFVAAGAKPCGLGCRDSLRLEMCYPLNGNDLAPDRTPIEAGLGFFVDLEKGDFIGRETLAKQKAEGPAVKLVALQYTDKGAPPRAHYAVLSPEGETLGELSSGVHSPSLGTGIGLAYLPAAWTKIGTEVRIDVRGRQFPAKVVKKPFYKPAPKA, from the coding sequence GTGTCCGATTTGTTGAAACGTAGTCCGTTGGAAGCCGCCCACGTGGAGCTGGGTGCGAAGCTTGTTCCCTTTGCCGGCTGGAACATGCCGGTGCAGTACACCGCCATCCTTGATGAGCATTCCGCCGTCCGCACGAAGGCCGGGGTGTTCGACATCTCCCACATGGGCCAGTTTCTGGTCTCGGGCGAGGGTGCGCTGGAGTGGCTGAACAAGATGCTCGCCAACAACGTGGCGAAACTCGGCGAGGGCGAAGGCCAATACACCTTCCTGCTCAACGGGCACGGCGGCGTGATCGACGACCTGATCATCTACCGCACGGGCGAAAGCGATTTCTTCCTGGTGGTGAACGCCTCGATGATCGACGAGGACTTCGCTTGGTTCGCCAAGCACCAGCCGGAGTCCATCGAGCTGCGCAACGAAAGCGAGCTGTGGGCCGGAATGGCGATCCAGGGACCGGAATCCGCCGCGCTTTTCGCCGCGGTGTGCCCGGGCGAGACGCTGCCGCCGCGCAATGGCATTTCCAAGACCTCGACCGGCGCGATCGTGTGCCGCACCGGCTACACCGGTGAGGATGGTTTCGAGTTTTTCTCCCCGGCGGAGGAAGGCGGCGAGTGGCTGAAGAAGTTCGTGGCCGCCGGCGCGAAGCCCTGTGGCCTGGGCTGCCGCGACAGCCTGCGCCTGGAGATGTGCTATCCGCTCAATGGCAACGACCTTGCGCCGGATCGCACGCCGATCGAGGCGGGCCTCGGCTTCTTCGTGGACCTGGAGAAGGGCGATTTCATCGGCCGCGAGACCCTCGCGAAGCAGAAGGCGGAAGGCCCGGCGGTGAAGCTGGTGGCGCTGCAATACACCGACAAGGGCGCGCCACCGCGCGCGCACTACGCGGTGCTGTCGCCGGAGGGCGAGACGCTGGGCGAGCTCTCCAGCGGAGTGCATTCTCCGAGCCTCGGAACCGGCATCGGGCTTGCCTATTTGCCCGCCGCATGGACTAAGATCGGGACCGAAGTCCGTATCGACGTGCGGGGACGCCAATTCCCCGCGAAAGTCGTGAAGAAACCGTTTTACAAGCCCGCCCCGAAAGCCTGA
- the gcvH gene encoding glycine cleavage system protein GcvH, whose product MNVPADLRFNTSHEWVRLEGDIATVGISDHAQEELTDVVFVELPAVGRAVDAGDPTAVVESVKAASDIYAPIGGEVVEVNPEVEANPALVNTDPYGAGWIFKLRVKNAADVESLLTPEAYVAQIS is encoded by the coding sequence ATGAACGTTCCAGCTGACCTCCGTTTCAATACGTCCCACGAATGGGTGCGCCTCGAGGGCGACATCGCCACCGTGGGCATTTCCGACCACGCCCAGGAAGAGCTTACCGACGTGGTGTTTGTCGAACTGCCGGCCGTGGGCCGCGCCGTCGACGCCGGTGATCCGACCGCCGTGGTGGAATCCGTGAAAGCCGCCAGTGACATCTACGCCCCGATCGGCGGCGAGGTGGTCGAGGTGAATCCGGAAGTCGAGGCCAACCCGGCCCTCGTGAACACCGATCCGTATGGCGCGGGCTGGATCTTCAAGCTCCGCGTGAAGAATGCCGCCGACGTCGAGTCCCTCCTGACTCCGGAAGCCTACGTTGCTCAAATCAGCTGA
- the yidC gene encoding membrane protein insertase YidC, producing MYDRKTWIIVALCGSLLAVNLYFSRQNQQKIAEQNPPPAVQEAPKAAQDMTVERPAVIDAAEKTVTIETDKAVFTFSTTGGGIKFVDLKDQFKVGSKEDRIRLNQTGAAPIAALAGDEDVLSNVSYTFVESESVEGKKVVFSGAYPGGVTVKKVFSIVSNGKPGSPYLIDLNLQVQNGSGQPVPLKNYSLFLGEAAPIHAKEAFPPSYYWHTDGDIHTGDTGKFSGGWFKSAKSLITEQSDKMEYAGVADQFFTTLIRPSEQQISKLWVRSGDLTLGDHKLKSIHGGLGLPQATLAANETKAFNYTIFAGPRHNAMLRQMGGDWSDIMPYSVFGWVANPLNRLLNWFHYAFRGTGTQWSWGLAIIALTLSVRTAIWPLYAKSTRSMKRMSKLQPEMAKMKEKYADDPNRMNQEMMKLYRTYGVNPLGGCLPMLIQIPIFYGFFRVLQYAVELRGQGFLWVHDLSQPDTRWEIGGVPINPLPIVMAITSFIQMAMTPKTGDKTQQRMMMMMPFLFFFFCYNFASALALYWTTTNLFSILQTWITNKLPEPELKEKKAVPGKKTFMERMVEKQQEMEKMQRLRQQGIDPNTRDVTPKKKRSPRTGG from the coding sequence ATGTACGATCGCAAGACTTGGATCATCGTCGCGCTTTGCGGCTCACTGTTGGCCGTAAACCTGTATTTCAGCCGGCAGAACCAGCAAAAAATCGCGGAGCAGAACCCGCCGCCCGCCGTCCAGGAGGCCCCAAAAGCCGCCCAGGACATGACCGTGGAGCGTCCGGCGGTGATCGACGCCGCCGAAAAGACGGTGACCATCGAGACGGACAAGGCCGTGTTCACCTTCAGCACCACCGGTGGCGGCATCAAGTTCGTCGACCTGAAGGATCAGTTCAAGGTGGGTAGCAAGGAGGACCGAATCCGTCTCAACCAGACCGGTGCCGCTCCGATCGCGGCGCTCGCGGGCGATGAGGACGTGCTTTCCAATGTATCCTACACCTTCGTCGAGAGCGAATCGGTGGAAGGCAAAAAGGTGGTCTTCAGCGGTGCTTATCCCGGCGGCGTGACGGTGAAGAAGGTCTTCTCGATCGTGTCGAACGGCAAGCCGGGCTCGCCCTATCTGATCGATCTGAACCTCCAGGTCCAGAATGGCTCCGGTCAACCGGTGCCGCTCAAGAATTACAGCCTCTTCCTCGGTGAAGCCGCTCCCATCCATGCCAAGGAGGCGTTCCCGCCGTCCTACTACTGGCACACGGACGGTGACATCCACACCGGCGATACGGGCAAGTTCAGCGGCGGATGGTTCAAGTCCGCGAAGTCGCTCATCACCGAGCAGTCGGACAAGATGGAATATGCGGGCGTGGCCGACCAGTTCTTCACGACCCTGATCCGCCCGTCCGAGCAGCAGATTTCGAAACTCTGGGTGCGCAGCGGCGATCTGACGCTGGGCGACCACAAGCTCAAGTCGATCCACGGTGGCCTCGGTCTGCCGCAGGCCACGCTCGCCGCGAATGAAACCAAGGCGTTCAACTACACGATCTTCGCCGGTCCTCGCCACAACGCGATGCTCCGCCAGATGGGCGGGGATTGGAGCGACATCATGCCCTACAGCGTCTTCGGCTGGGTGGCGAACCCACTGAACCGCCTGCTCAACTGGTTCCACTACGCCTTCCGCGGCACCGGCACCCAGTGGTCCTGGGGCCTGGCGATCATCGCGCTGACCCTTTCCGTGCGCACCGCGATCTGGCCGCTCTACGCGAAGTCCACGCGGTCGATGAAGCGCATGAGCAAGCTCCAGCCGGAGATGGCGAAGATGAAGGAGAAGTATGCGGACGATCCGAACCGCATGAACCAGGAGATGATGAAGCTGTACCGCACGTATGGCGTGAATCCCTTGGGCGGCTGCCTGCCGATGCTGATCCAGATCCCGATCTTCTACGGCTTCTTCCGCGTGCTGCAATACGCGGTGGAGCTGCGCGGCCAGGGCTTCCTCTGGGTGCATGACCTTTCCCAGCCGGACACCCGGTGGGAGATCGGCGGTGTCCCGATCAACCCGCTGCCGATCGTGATGGCGATCACCAGCTTCATCCAGATGGCGATGACCCCGAAGACGGGGGACAAGACCCAGCAGCGGATGATGATGATGATGCCGTTCCTGTTCTTCTTCTTCTGCTACAACTTCGCCTCGGCGCTAGCCCTTTACTGGACGACGACGAACCTGTTCTCGATCCTCCAGACTTGGATCACCAACAAGCTGCCGGAGCCGGAGCTGAAGGAGAAGAAGGCAGTTCCGGGCAAGAAGACCTTCATGGAGCGCATGGTCGAGAAACAGCAGGAGATGGAGAAGATGCAGCGCCTGCGCCAGCAGGGCATCGATCCGAACACCCGCGACGTGACTCCGAAAAAGAAGCGCTCTCCGCGCACCGGAGGTTGA
- a CDS encoding GNAT family N-acetyltransferase, producing MDPVMQEPAARSSNADQPRVEPATIDDLPALTELVMELFAHSGDFSPDRTTQERGLQLILEQPNRGRIFVLRTDHRIIGMVNLLFTISTARGGFVILMEDVIVHPDHRGLGYGALLVEYVIEFARQKDFKRITLLTDRISAESQHFFQKHGFEYSNMIPMRRIID from the coding sequence ATGGACCCCGTGATGCAGGAACCCGCCGCCCGCTCGTCGAACGCCGATCAGCCGCGTGTCGAACCTGCCACCATCGACGACCTGCCTGCCCTGACCGAGCTGGTCATGGAGCTCTTCGCCCATTCGGGTGATTTCTCCCCGGACCGCACCACCCAGGAGCGCGGTCTTCAATTGATTTTGGAGCAGCCGAACCGCGGCCGCATCTTCGTGCTGCGCACCGATCACCGCATCATCGGCATGGTGAACCTCCTCTTCACGATCTCCACCGCCCGCGGCGGTTTCGTGATCCTGATGGAGGACGTCATCGTCCATCCCGACCACCGCGGCCTCGGCTACGGCGCGTTGCTGGTGGAATACGTCATCGAGTTCGCCCGCCAGAAGGACTTCAAGCGGATCACGCTGCTGACCGACCGTATCAGCGCGGAGTCCCAGCACTTCTTCCAGAAGCACGGCTTCGAGTATTCGAACATGATCCCGATGCGCCGGATCATCGACTGA
- a CDS encoding NF038122 family metalloprotease → MPVLLMLSRPILAIVLLSTPLASGGEAGDYAAVSLGADSSGGLSSGGASPVSALSTFNIVIQPGSSLAGNSEAMAAFQRAANSWAAYISDPITVVIDADVRSFGTGQENVIGGTSSYLLVGGYSGLRDAMVADAAGDGNDSIVAALPTMSYNLNVQSMSGVNFSGNVLLTKANAKALGFSSSMLDGIVGTTTDAVIDFNSDFAFDYNRADGIAAGTIDFESVALHEIGHALGFISQTDLADQVAGFNGGIPYLTTSEGNVPLTQLDLTTLDLFRLAAGSQHGTASEFADAVRELTPGGEAVFFDGDHEYDLSTGVAWGDGRQASHWKDDGLTGERIGAMDPTIGYQQAWGLSEPDLRALDLIGYDIASLAGVPEPAAGILMGVAGCLMWRRRRAASE, encoded by the coding sequence ATGCCTGTCCTGCTGATGCTGTCTCGCCCGATCCTCGCCATCGTCCTACTGTCCACGCCACTGGCGTCGGGTGGTGAAGCGGGGGATTACGCGGCTGTGAGTCTGGGGGCGGATTCTTCCGGTGGGTTGTCATCCGGAGGTGCGTCTCCGGTCTCGGCGTTGAGCACTTTCAACATCGTGATCCAGCCGGGATCGTCCTTGGCGGGGAACAGCGAGGCGATGGCCGCGTTCCAGCGCGCGGCCAATTCCTGGGCGGCTTATATCTCCGATCCGATCACGGTCGTGATCGATGCCGACGTTCGCTCCTTCGGCACGGGGCAGGAAAACGTGATCGGTGGTACATCCTCCTACCTGCTCGTCGGGGGATATTCCGGCCTGCGGGATGCCATGGTGGCGGATGCCGCCGGGGACGGGAACGACTCGATCGTGGCCGCGCTGCCGACGATGTCCTACAATCTCAATGTGCAGTCGATGTCCGGGGTCAACTTCAGCGGCAATGTCCTGCTGACGAAAGCCAACGCGAAAGCCCTCGGGTTTTCCTCGTCGATGTTGGATGGCATCGTGGGCACAACCACGGACGCGGTGATCGATTTCAACAGTGACTTCGCTTTCGATTACAACCGCGCCGACGGCATCGCGGCCGGAACGATCGATTTCGAGAGCGTGGCGCTTCATGAGATCGGTCACGCGCTCGGCTTCATTTCTCAAACCGACTTGGCGGACCAAGTGGCGGGATTCAATGGCGGGATTCCGTATCTCACGACTTCGGAAGGCAACGTCCCGCTGACCCAGCTCGATCTGACCACCCTGGATCTGTTCCGTCTGGCCGCGGGATCGCAGCACGGCACGGCATCGGAATTCGCGGATGCGGTGAGGGAACTCACTCCGGGGGGGGAGGCGGTGTTTTTCGATGGAGACCATGAATACGACCTCTCCACCGGAGTGGCGTGGGGGGATGGCCGGCAGGCGAGCCATTGGAAGGACGATGGGCTGACCGGCGAGCGGATCGGGGCGATGGATCCCACGATCGGTTACCAACAGGCATGGGGGTTGAGCGAACCCGATCTCCGTGCGCTCGATTTGATCGGCTACGATATCGCTTCATTGGCCGGAGTGCCGGAACCGGCGGCAGGTATCCTGATGGGAGTCGCGGGTTGCCTGATGTGGCGCCGTCGCCGTGCGGCATCGGAATGA
- a CDS encoding 8-oxo-dGTP diphosphatase gives MLCPPSPVDWTTWTPVIPATIMFIVRDGQVLLIEKKRGLGAGKINGPGGKIDPGETPLESVMRETEEELCILPIAPRKLGELWFSMGDIPDILCHVYRADDFSGIPTETDEAVPCWFSLQDVPYQRMWEDDIHWLPLLFEDRTFLGKFVFEGDSMKWSHVETGVAW, from the coding sequence ATGCTGTGCCCGCCGTCACCCGTCGATTGGACCACCTGGACCCCGGTGATCCCGGCCACCATCATGTTCATCGTCCGCGATGGACAGGTGCTCCTGATCGAGAAGAAGCGCGGCCTCGGGGCCGGGAAGATCAACGGCCCGGGCGGAAAGATCGATCCGGGCGAGACGCCGCTCGAATCGGTGATGCGGGAGACCGAGGAGGAGCTGTGCATTTTGCCCATAGCTCCACGTAAACTCGGCGAGCTCTGGTTCTCGATGGGCGACATCCCCGATATCCTATGTCATGTCTATCGGGCGGACGATTTCAGTGGAATTCCCACCGAAACGGACGAGGCGGTTCCGTGCTGGTTTTCGTTGCAAGACGTTCCGTATCAACGGATGTGGGAAGATGATATTCACTGGTTGCCTCTTCTTTTCGAAGACAGGACATTCTTGGGGAAGTTTGTGTTCGAAGGGGATTCCATGAAGTGGAGCCATGTCGAAACCGGGGTTGCGTGGTGA
- the gcvP gene encoding aminomethyl-transferring glycine dehydrogenase — MSARLDFLSRHLGPVGTERDEMLNTVGFDSLEALTDAAVPAGIRLTAPLDLPAARSEQEALGWLKSIFSKNKVLKSFIGQGYYGTQVPNVIGRNILENPGWYTAYTPYQAEIAQGRLEALLNFQTMITDLTGLDVSNASLLDEGTAAAEAMSLALSAKPKGKAMFVSDRCHPQTIDVVQTRAEPLGIEIIVGDWQKFDPASVPNLFAVLVQYPDTRGRIDDFSGFFETAKAAGAVTIAAADILALTVLKAPGEFGADICVGSSQRFGVPMGFGGPHAGFMACKDELKRKMPGRLIGVSIDSRGKPGYRLSLQTREQHIRRDKATSNICTAQVLLAVMASMYAVYHGPEGLKHIARTVHARAVQLKKLLADTGIEVEGGSFFDTLVAKVPGKAAEVHEAARRAGVNLREIDADHVGVSFDETTTEGDVLLVLSAFGGAGELPIVTGPTWNDAFSRTSEFLTQAAFNRFHSETEMLRYMKRLESRDLALNESMIALGSCTMKLNATAEMMPLSWPEVSSIHPFVPFDQSTGYREMLELLEGWLANITGFAAVSLQPNAGSQGEYAGLLAIRRYHLANGDAHRNVCLIPVSAHGTNPASAVMVGMKVVGVKCDEKGNIDMPDLAARIEEHQDNLAALMVTYPSTHGVFEETIVSICEQIHAAGGQVYMDGANMNAQVGLTSPGRIGADVCHLNLHKTFCIPHGGGGPGVGPIGVAPQLVPYLPGHRELPGTTGTVCSAPWGSASINTISWMYIAMMGAAGLTQATGTAILNANYTAKRLAPFFPILYTAPNGLVAHECIIDVRPLSEKSGITVEDVAKRLMDYGFHAPTMSWPVGGTLMIEPTESESKVEIDRFCDSMIAIHGEIMAVVNGESDATDNPLKNAPHTADMVCGDEWEHPYTREQAAYPLPVLRTHKFWPYVGRVDNVHGDRNLVCTCDTVEAYAAAQA, encoded by the coding sequence ATGTCCGCTCGTCTTGATTTCCTCAGCCGCCACCTCGGACCCGTTGGCACCGAACGCGATGAAATGCTGAACACCGTGGGCTTCGATTCGCTGGAAGCCCTCACCGATGCCGCGGTTCCGGCCGGGATCCGCCTGACTGCCCCGCTCGATCTGCCCGCCGCCCGCTCCGAACAGGAGGCCCTCGGTTGGCTGAAATCGATCTTCTCGAAAAACAAGGTCCTGAAGTCCTTCATCGGCCAGGGCTACTACGGCACCCAGGTGCCGAACGTGATCGGCCGCAACATCCTGGAGAATCCGGGTTGGTACACCGCCTACACGCCGTATCAGGCGGAGATCGCACAGGGCCGCCTGGAGGCGCTGCTGAACTTCCAGACGATGATCACCGATCTGACCGGCCTGGATGTCTCCAATGCCTCGCTGCTGGACGAAGGCACGGCTGCCGCCGAGGCGATGAGTCTGGCGCTTTCCGCCAAGCCGAAGGGCAAGGCGATGTTCGTGTCCGACCGCTGCCATCCGCAGACGATCGACGTGGTGCAGACCCGCGCCGAGCCGCTGGGCATCGAGATCATCGTGGGCGATTGGCAGAAGTTCGACCCGGCCTCGGTGCCGAACCTGTTCGCCGTGCTGGTCCAGTATCCGGACACCCGCGGCCGCATCGACGATTTCTCCGGCTTCTTCGAAACCGCGAAGGCCGCCGGTGCGGTGACCATCGCCGCGGCGGACATTCTCGCGCTGACGGTGCTGAAGGCTCCGGGCGAGTTCGGCGCGGACATCTGCGTGGGTTCCAGCCAGCGCTTCGGGGTGCCGATGGGCTTCGGCGGTCCGCACGCGGGCTTCATGGCCTGCAAGGACGAGCTCAAGCGCAAGATGCCGGGCCGCCTGATCGGGGTCTCCATCGACTCCCGCGGCAAGCCGGGCTACCGCCTGTCCCTCCAGACCCGCGAGCAGCACATCCGCCGCGACAAGGCGACCTCGAACATCTGCACCGCCCAGGTGCTGCTGGCCGTGATGGCCTCGATGTATGCCGTCTACCACGGTCCGGAAGGCCTCAAGCACATCGCCCGCACGGTGCATGCCCGCGCGGTGCAGCTCAAGAAGCTGCTGGCCGACACCGGCATCGAGGTGGAAGGCGGCTCGTTCTTCGACACGCTGGTGGCGAAGGTGCCGGGCAAGGCCGCCGAGGTCCACGAGGCCGCGCGCCGCGCCGGGGTGAACCTCCGCGAGATCGATGCCGACCACGTCGGTGTCTCGTTCGATGAAACCACCACCGAGGGCGATGTACTGCTGGTGCTCTCCGCCTTCGGCGGCGCCGGCGAGCTGCCGATCGTGACCGGACCGACTTGGAACGACGCATTCTCCCGGACCTCGGAATTCCTCACCCAGGCGGCGTTCAACCGCTTCCACTCGGAAACCGAGATGCTGCGCTACATGAAGCGCCTGGAGTCCCGCGACCTCGCCCTGAACGAGTCGATGATCGCGCTGGGTTCCTGCACGATGAAGCTGAACGCCACCGCGGAAATGATGCCGCTGAGCTGGCCGGAGGTTTCCTCGATCCATCCGTTCGTGCCCTTCGACCAGAGCACCGGTTACCGCGAGATGCTGGAGCTGCTGGAAGGCTGGCTGGCGAACATCACCGGCTTCGCCGCCGTGTCGCTGCAGCCGAACGCCGGCTCGCAGGGCGAATACGCCGGCTTGCTGGCGATCCGCCGCTACCACCTCGCCAATGGGGACGCCCACCGCAATGTCTGCCTCATCCCGGTTTCCGCCCACGGCACCAACCCGGCCTCCGCGGTGATGGTCGGCATGAAGGTGGTGGGCGTGAAGTGCGACGAGAAGGGCAACATCGACATGCCCGACCTCGCCGCCCGCATCGAGGAGCACCAGGACAACCTCGCCGCGCTGATGGTGACCTACCCGTCCACCCATGGCGTGTTCGAGGAGACGATCGTTTCGATCTGCGAGCAGATCCACGCGGCCGGGGGCCAGGTTTACATGGACGGCGCGAACATGAACGCCCAGGTGGGCCTCACCAGCCCGGGCCGGATCGGCGCGGACGTGTGCCACCTGAACCTCCACAAGACCTTCTGCATCCCGCACGGCGGCGGCGGCCCGGGTGTCGGCCCGATCGGCGTGGCACCGCAGCTCGTCCCGTATCTGCCGGGTCACCGCGAGCTGCCGGGCACCACCGGCACCGTGTGCTCCGCGCCGTGGGGCAGCGCCTCGATCAACACCATCTCGTGGATGTACATCGCCATGATGGGCGCCGCCGGCCTGACCCAGGCCACCGGCACCGCGATCCTCAACGCGAACTACACCGCCAAGCGCCTCGCGCCGTTCTTCCCGATCCTCTACACCGCGCCGAACGGCCTGGTGGCCCACGAGTGCATCATCGACGTGCGCCCGCTCAGCGAGAAGAGCGGGATCACGGTGGAGGATGTGGCGAAGCGCCTGATGGACTACGGATTCCACGCCCCCACCATGAGCTGGCCGGTCGGCGGCACGCTCATGATCGAGCCGACCGAATCCGAGTCCAAGGTGGAGATCGACCGCTTCTGCGACTCCATGATCGCCATCCACGGCGAGATCATGGCGGTGGTGAACGGCGAGTCCGATGCCACCGACAATCCGCTCAAGAACGCCCCGCACACCGCGGACATGGTCTGCGGCGACGAGTGGGAGCATCCCTACACCCGCGAGCAGGCGGCCTACCCGCTGCCGGTGCTGCGGACCCACAAGTTCTGGCCGTATGTCGGCCGCGTGGACAACGTCCATGGCGACCGCAACCTGGTCTGCACCTGTGACACGGTGGAAGCCTACGCCGCGGCGCAGGCCTGA
- a CDS encoding tetratricopeptide repeat protein, translating into MKNHFLPLWLLLGTAVVGFAEEKPAADKGTQQYSPNQQAFLNLPEEKRREYAKHIQEAYRVFGEKRVFECLDELSKARVIFKDDPDALNLWGSCQVEFRAFDKAMAAFDEADKLSPDNPNIRFNVGEVYFVTKKWKECAETFDKLLKQVAEKNLKLDLSLTRLIEFKVLLCKIKLGKKEEAEVLAEKYDFLDDSPYYYFAHAAIAYEKKDELKAEEWLGMASRVFQTPGALAPWQDTMVEYGYIKSFYGDDAAAAEGKK; encoded by the coding sequence ATGAAAAACCATTTCCTGCCATTGTGGCTTTTGCTCGGTACCGCGGTTGTTGGCTTTGCTGAAGAAAAGCCGGCGGCCGACAAGGGCACCCAGCAGTACTCGCCGAACCAGCAGGCATTCCTGAACCTTCCTGAGGAAAAGCGGCGGGAGTATGCCAAACATATTCAGGAGGCCTATCGCGTGTTCGGGGAGAAACGGGTGTTCGAATGCCTCGACGAACTCTCCAAGGCCCGCGTCATCTTCAAGGATGATCCGGATGCCTTGAATCTCTGGGGATCCTGCCAAGTTGAGTTCCGGGCCTTCGACAAGGCGATGGCTGCTTTCGACGAAGCCGATAAGCTGTCGCCGGACAACCCGAACATTCGCTTCAACGTCGGCGAGGTGTATTTCGTGACGAAAAAATGGAAGGAATGCGCGGAAACCTTCGACAAGCTTCTGAAGCAGGTGGCGGAAAAAAACCTGAAGCTCGACCTTTCGCTCACCCGGTTGATAGAGTTCAAGGTGCTCCTCTGCAAGATCAAGCTGGGCAAGAAGGAGGAGGCTGAGGTGCTGGCGGAGAAATACGATTTCCTGGACGATTCGCCCTACTACTACTTCGCCCATGCGGCGATCGCGTATGAGAAGAAAGACGAATTGAAGGCCGAAGAATGGTTGGGAATGGCAAGCCGCGTGTTCCAGACACCGGGTGCCTTGGCGCCGTGGCAGGACACGATGGTCGAATACGGTTATATCAAGAGCTTCTACGGCGATGACGCCGCGGCGGCCGAAGGGAAAAAATAA
- the rnpA gene encoding ribonuclease P protein component yields the protein MRLPRKHSMTRRDEFARVRTTGQAKAGRFVVLSTLEDSSLEGIRTGFITTRKSGKAHDRNLLRRRFRAMVRLYAPSFVEGKRYLVTIARPGAAGATYAELEADWVRQAKRLGLFGPKPPHS from the coding sequence ATGCGACTACCGCGCAAGCACAGCATGACCCGCCGCGACGAGTTCGCGCGGGTCCGGACCACCGGTCAGGCGAAAGCCGGCCGGTTTGTCGTTTTAAGCACCTTGGAGGATTCCTCGCTAGAGGGGATCCGGACGGGCTTCATCACGACGCGCAAGTCCGGCAAGGCCCACGACCGCAACCTGTTGCGCCGTCGTTTCCGGGCCATGGTGCGGCTGTATGCGCCATCCTTCGTCGAGGGTAAGAGATACCTCGTCACCATCGCCCGCCCCGGTGCGGCGGGTGCGACCTACGCCGAGCTGGAGGCGGATTGGGTCCGCCAGGCAAAGCGGCTTGGTCTTTTCGGGCCCAAACCTCCGCATTCGTGA
- the yidD gene encoding membrane protein insertion efficiency factor YidD encodes MISRTASWVLRKGVRFYQKFLNPVLKALAGPMSGCRYTPTCSNYFLQAVEAHGPWRGSWLGIRRIFRCHPWGGCGYDPVPPPRTPNHPDPAP; translated from the coding sequence GTGATCAGCCGCACTGCCAGTTGGGTGCTGCGGAAAGGGGTCCGCTTCTATCAGAAATTCCTCAATCCGGTGCTCAAGGCGCTGGCCGGCCCGATGTCCGGATGCCGCTACACGCCGACCTGCTCGAATTACTTCTTGCAAGCCGTCGAGGCCCACGGACCGTGGCGCGGCAGCTGGCTCGGAATCCGCAGGATTTTCCGCTGTCATCCATGGGGTGGCTGCGGTTATGACCCCGTCCCGCCGCCACGGACTCCCAACCACCCCGATCCGGCGCCCTGA
- the rpmH gene encoding 50S ribosomal protein L34, whose product MSFRTYQPSKRTRRRQFGFRARMATKAGRDILRRRRQKGRKRLLPKGVEIPYKRHTVQHGS is encoded by the coding sequence ATGAGCTTCCGCACCTATCAGCCCTCCAAGCGTACCCGCCGCCGCCAATTCGGTTTCCGTGCCCGTATGGCCACCAAGGCCGGTCGTGACATTCTCCGCCGCCGCCGCCAGAAGGGCCGCAAGCGCCTTCTTCCGAAGGGTGTCGAGATTCCGTACAAGCGCCACACGGTGCAGCACGGTTCCTGA